A part of Cryptococcus decagattii chromosome 2, complete sequence genomic DNA contains:
- a CDS encoding pantothenate kinase yields MPVQSSMPDISIPQARRIVVDTTGAQIVQEESPATRDSRGIYLPHYTEPVSHIAIDIGGSLAKVVYFTRSNLPISATPTSSGTSSPFLPPAQSVSQPTPIVAEGSSIPSYFPRDSPALNPHSHAPFDPSPVPAEQRRPTVNGALTPATLSEDNATISLPAKSNHKSRNSVHNPLPPPLPGGLLNFARFETDNIDELIVFLQDLISSSAIANRVSLEKMKRNVKVMATGGGAHKYYDRLADELGVEVHREEEMECLIRGLGFVTRVPEEVFYFSEELVYKVSHAGSIPGQALTIPASELPRPSPMPPAYQVTFAPTPSDDDPVPHFPCLVVNIGSGVSIVKVDKDGSFERVSGTSLGGGTLWGLLSLLTDAETFDEMLLLSEKGDNSAVDMLVGDIYGSDYNKIGLKSSTIASSFGKVFKKGSNAERRKRFKQEDIARSLLYAISNNIGHVAYMNAAKYGLDKVFFGGCFIRGHAATISTLSYAIRFWSKGTMTACFLRHEGFLGAIGAWIKNVGEVDENGSPLQKHSD; encoded by the exons ATGCCTGTACAATCATCTATGCCTGATATTTCGATTCCTCAGGCCAGGAGAATAGTGGTAGATACCACTGGGGCTCAAATAGTTCAGGAGGAGTCTCCTGCA ACTCGTGATTCCCGCGGTATTTATTTACCGCATTATACTGAGCCAGTTTCGCACATCGCCATAGAC ATCGGAGGATCGTTGGCAAAGGTCGTCTACTTTACCCGTTCAAATCTTCCCATATCCGCAACACCTACCTCATCCGGaacatcatctcctttccttcctcctgcCCAGTCTGTGAGCCAGCCAACTCCGATTGTCGCTGAGGGATCTTCCATACCCTCTTATTTCCCCCGAGATTCACCAGCTCTCAACCCTCACTCACATGCACCTTTTGACCCTTCACCAGTACCAGCTGAACAACGTCGCCCGACAGTGAACGGTGCCCTTACCCCAGCCACCTTATCAGAAGACAATGCTACAATATCCTTACCGGCAAAGAGCAATCACAAATCACGTAACTCTGTTCATAATCCTTTGCCGCCTCCTTTACCTGGTGGTCTTTTGAACTTTGCCCGCTTCGAAACCGATAATATCGACGAACTTATTGTTTTTCTTCAGGACTTGATATCTTCATCAGCAATCGCCAACAGAGTCTcgttggagaagatgaagcgTAATGTCAAAGTAATGGCAACTGGTGGTGGAGCGCACAAATATTACGACAGGTTAGCTGATGAGTTAGGGGTGGAAGTGCATcgcgaggaagagatggaatgcCTAATCAGAGGCCTGGGTTTCGTGACTCGAGTGCCCGAAGAGGTTTTTTACTTCTCAGAGGAACTGGTCTACAAGGTTTCACACGCAGGTTCCATCCCTGGACAGGCGCTCACTATTCCAGCTTCCGAACTACCCAGACCTTCACCAATGCCCCCGGCATATCAGGTCACCTTTGCCCCCACACCATCAGACGACGATCCTGTGCCCCATTTCCCATGCCTGGTGGTGAATATTGGCAGCGGTGTCAGCATTGTAAAAGTAGATAAGGATGGTAGTTTTGAGCGTGTGAGCGGAACGTCTCTTGGAGGAGGAACACTGTGGGGATTATTGAGTCTCTTGACTGATGCCGAAACATTTGATG AGATGCTACTGCTTTCGGAAAAAGGAGACAATTCTGCCGTCGATATGCTTGTTGGCGACATCTATGGCTCCGACTACAACAAGATAGGTCTTAAGTCATCAACCATTGCATCATCCTTTGGAAAGGTATTCAAGAAGGGCTCAAACGCtgagaggaggaagagattcAAGCAAGAAGATATCGCAAGGAGTCTCCTTTATGCGATCAGTAATAACATTGGGCATGTCGC ATACATGAACGCGGCCAAATATGGTCTAGATAAGGTCTTTTTCGGAGGTTGCTTTATTCGAG GACATGCTGCTACCATTTCTACTCTCTCTTATGCTATTCGCTTCTGGAGCAAAGGTACTATGACGGCGTGTTTTCTCAGGCATGAGGGATTTTT GGGAGCGATTGGGGCTTGGATCAAGAATGTGGGAGAGGTAGACGAGAATGGAAGCCCTTTGCAAAAGCATTCAGATTAG
- a CDS encoding 4-aminobutyrate transaminase, with product MSPRIAILLSRTIRTSTRSFASTSVNMSAPVRTSAQWSDFGREHVSHGLGRIKDHVIVKGEGLHLHTADGKKLLDFTAGIGVTNLGHCHPAVSKAAAEQINNLVHLQCSIAFHQPYLELIEKLLPVMPHSSLDQFFFWNSGSEAVEAAVKLTRKATGKQNVIVFQGAYHGRTMGSGSMTRSKPIYTQSTGPLMPGVIATPYPYWHSLGVSPSTSEEELVNIAKYQLDLLLRQQTSPKDVAAIFIEPVQGEGGYVPCPPAFMKHLREVCDKHGILLVVDEVQTGFFRTGKYFAVSSIPDFRPDVLVFAKGIANGFPLSGIASTKKLMDTLDVGSLGGTYAGNAVACAAGIAAQEIYASGEIEKNVAARSQQLFTALNKLASSEKTKHLIADVRGVGLMTAIEFRSASDPLTHEGLSEGAKIPKDIGKRVQAYCLEKDLLVLTTSCFDTIRFIPALVINEEEMKRAMDIFTEAVEKVALEA from the exons ATGTCCCCTCGAATCgccattcttctctctcgGACTATCCGCACCTCCACCAGGTCTTTCGCCTCCACCTCCGTTAACATGTCTGCCCCTGTCCGCACTTCTGCTCAATGGTCTGACTTTGGCCGTGAACACGTCTCTCATGGTCTTGGTCGAATAAAAGACCATGTCATCGTCAAGGGTGAGGGCCTCCACCTTCATACCGCCGATGGCAAGAAGTTGCTCGACTTCACTGCAGGTATCGGAGTTACGAACCTTGGACA CTGCCACCCCGCGGTCTCCAAGGCTGCTGCTGAACAGATCAACAACCTCGTTCACCTCCAGTGCTCCATCGCTTTCCACCAGCCCTATCTTGAACTCATTGAGAAGCTTCTCCCTGTTATGCCCCACTCCTCTCTTGAccagttcttcttctggaaCTCTGGTTCCGAGGCTGTTGAGGCTGCCGTCAAGCTCACCAGGAAGGCTACCGGCAAGCAGAACGTGATTGTCTTCCAGGGCGCTTACCACGGCCGAACTATGGGCTCCGGTTCCATGACCAGGTCCAAGCCCATCTACACCCAGAGCACCGGACCTTTGATG CCCGGCGTCATTGCCACCCCCTACCCGTACTGGCACTCCCTTGGCGTTTCTCCTTCTACTTCCGAGGAGGAACTCGTCAACATCGCCAAGTACCAGCTTGACCTTCTCCTTCGTCAGCAAACTAGCCCCAAGGATGTTGCCGCCATCTTCATTGAGCCCGTCCAGGGTGAGGG TGGTTACGTCCCTTGCCCTCCTGCCTTTATGAAGCATCTTCGAGAGGTTTGCGACAAGCACGGCATCCTTCTCGTTGTCGATGAAGTTCAGACTGGTTTCTTCCGAACCGGCAAGTACTTTGCCGTCAGTTCCATTCCCGATTTCCGACCCGACGTTCTTGTCTTCGCCAAGGGTATCGCCAACGGTTTCCCCCTCTCCGGTATCGCCTCCACGAAGAAGCTCATGGATACTCTTGACGTTGGTTCTTTGGGTGGCACTTATGCCGGTAACGCCGTTGCCTGTGCCGCCGGTATCGCCGCTCAGGAAATCTATGCCTCTGGTGAGATTGAGAAGAATGTTGCCGCTCGATCCCAGCAGCTCTTCACCGCCCTCAACAAGCTTGCCTCCTCCGAGAAGACCAAGCATCTTATTGCTGATGTGCGAGGCGTTGGTCTCATGACTGCTATCGAATTCCGTTCTGCTTCCGACCCTCTTACCCACGAGGGATTATCCGAGGGCGCCAAGATCCCCAAGGACATTGGCAAGAGGGTTCAGGCTTACTGTCTCGAGAAGGACTTATTGGTTCTTACCACCTCTTGCTTCGACACTATCAGGTTCATTCCTGCTTTGGTCATCaacgaggaggagatgaagagggcGATGGACATTTTCACCGAGGCGGTTGAGAAGGTTGCCCTCGAGGCATAG
- a CDS encoding amidophosphoribosyltransferase — MLAGGAWPPCKSSLLAFIPLPQLTATVCGIIGLLLHDPLATQTTLAGTELAEGLSLLQHRGQDAAGVVTCGSGGRFYQVKANGMVRDVFDEAAVAGLKGWMGIGHARYPTAGSSAHAEAQPFYVNSPYGICFAHNGNIVNTPALRQFLDVDAHRHINTDSDSELLLNILANNLQKTGKFRINEEDIFTAVGDLTKACVGAYACVAMIAGFGLVVFRDPNGIRPVGIATRKGARGGLDYLVASENIVAQGLGFNDWEDVKGGEAIIITREKVTRRQVAEPQVFSPDIFEYVYFARPDSTIDGISVYRSRMAMGEYLAETAKKELAKAGLSVDVVIPVPDTSRVAALQLAQHLGIPYREGFVKNRYVGRTFIMPGQTQRRKNVRRKLNAMPMEFADKVVMLVDDSIVRGTTSKEIVQMAKDVGAKKVVFASCAPPIRHSNVYGIDMPSPQELVAHGRTTEEIAEHIGVDLVIYQTLEDLVASCKQFNPSIEQFDCSVFTGEYVTGGVDDRYLEHLMRLRNDNAKAKKNQAAVEQSDVQLGCSGPMNGSDSLIGLPNHSPKIGPSAALSPNDTVGLHNSWFGS, encoded by the exons ATGCTAGCTGGTGGTGCCTGGCCTCCTTG TAAGTCCTCCCTCCTCGCCTTCATTCCCCTTCCCCAACTCACAGCAACAGTGTGCGGTATCATCGGTCTCCTCCTTCACGACCCTCTGGCCACGCAGACCACTCTTGCGGGCACAGAGCT TGCTGAGGGTCTTTCCCTTTTACAGCACCG TGGCCAGGACGCCGCTGGTGTCGTCACTTGCGGGTCGGGTGGTCGATTCTATCAGGTCAAGGCGAATGGTATGGTCAGGGATGTATTTGATGAggctgctgttgctggtCTCAAGGGCTGGATGGGTATCGGCCACG CTCGATACCCCACGGCGGGCAGTTCTGCTCATGCCGAGGCCCAGCCTTTCTATGTCAACTCTCCTTATGGAATCTGTTTCGCCCAC AACGGCAACATAGTCAACACTCCCGCTTTGAGACAGTTCCTTGATGTCGACGCTCATAGGCATATCAACACCGATTCTGACTctgagcttcttctcaacaTCCTTGCCAACAACCTTCAAAAGACTGGGAAGTTTCGTATCAATGAGGAAGATATCTTCACTGCCGTCGGTGATCTTACCAAAGCCTGTGTCGGTGCCTACGCTTGTGTGGCCATGATTGCTGGTTTTGGTCTTGTGGTCTTTAGGGACCCCAACGGTATCCGACCTGTGGGCATTGCCACCAGGAAAGGTGCCCGGGGCGGACTTGATTATTTGGTCGCGAGTGAGAACATTGTTGCTCAGGGATTGGGTTTCAATGATTGGGAGGACGTCAAGGGTGGTGAagccatcatcatcacccgTGAAAAAGTCACTCGTCGCCAAGTTGCCGAACCTCAAGTCTTCTCTCCCGACATTTTCGAGTATGTCTACTTTGCTCGACCCGACTCCACGATCGACGGTATCAGTGTCTACCGAAGCCGAATGGCCATGGGAGAGTATCTCGCTGAGACAGCCAAGAAGGAGTTGGCCAAGGCTGGTTTGTCTGTGGATGTGGTGATTCCTGTGCCCGACACCTCCCGAGTAGCCGCTTTGCAACTTGCTCAACATCTTGGAATCCCTTACCGAGAAGGGTTTGTCAAGAACCGTTATGTTGGTAGAACTTTCATCATGCCGGGGCAGACGCAGCG ACGCAAGAACGTTCGACGAAAGCTCAATGCCATGCCCATGGAGTTTGCTGACAAGGTTGTCATGCTTGTAGATG ATTCCATTGTTCGAGGTACCACCTCCAAGGAGATTGTGCAAATGGCCAAGGACGTGGGAGCCAAGAAGGTCGTTTTCGCATCCTGTGCGCCTCCTATCCG TCACTCGAACGTTTATGGTATCGACATGCCTTCACCCCAAGAGCTCGTCGCCCATGGTCGAACCACCGAAGAAATTGCCGAGCACATTGGCGTTGACCTCGTCATTTACCAAACTCTTGAAGACCTGGTTGCCTCGTGCAAGCAATTTAACCCTTCCATCGAACAATTCGACTGCTCCGTCTTTACCGGTGAATACGTTACTGGCGGTGTCGATGACAGATACCTCGAACACTtgatgaggttgagaaaTGACAATGCTAAAGCCAAAAAAAATCAAGCTGCTGTTGAGCAGTCAGATGTGCAGCTTGGCTGCAGCGGACCCATGAACGGATCCGACTCTCTTATTGGTTTACCGAACCATTCTCCCAAAATCGGGCCGTCTGCTGCACTTTCTCCCAACGACACTGTCGGTCTTCATAACTCTTGGTTTGGCTCATAG
- a CDS encoding adenylosuccinate synthetase, which yields MAPSQEGVTVVLGAQWGDEGKGKLVDILAAEADICARCAGGNNAGHTIVVRNDKGEKTSYAFNLLPSGLINPECTAFIGSGVVVHVPSLFNELDTLERKGLKVAGRLFVSDRAHLVMGFHQIVDGLKEVELGGSSIGTTRKGIGPAYSSKASRSGLRVHHLFDPTFPAKFRKLVEGRFKRYGHFEFDTEGEIEMYLAFAERLRPFIVDGPTFMHNALSSGKRVLVEGANALMLDLDYGTYPFVTSSSTSIGGVVSGLGISPFAIKRVVGVIKAYTTRVGGGPFPTEDLGTVGETLQEVGAEYGTVTGRRRRCGWLDLVVMKYSTLINGYTSLNLTKLDVLDGFEEIKVATGYKIDGVEVEGFPADLDRLAKVEVQYATLPGWKSDISNCKTYEEFPENAKAYIKFIEDYLGVKVQYVGVGPGRDQNVIIF from the exons ATGGCTCCAT CCCAGGAGGGAGTTACTGTTGT TCTCGGAGCCCAATGGGGTGACGAGGGCAAGGGAAAACTTGTGGACATCCTTGCCGCTGAAGCGGACATTTGCGCTCGATGTGCCGGTGGTAACAATGCCGGCCACACCATTGTTGTCAGAAATGACAAGGGCGAGAAAACCAGCTATGCTTTCAACCTTTTGCCCAGTG GATTGATCAACCCTGAGTGCACTGCATTCATTGGCTCCGGTGTTGTCGTTCACGTCCCATCGCTTTTTAATGAGCTCGACACTCTTGAGCGAAAGGGTCTTAAGGTTGCCGGTCGACTCTTTGTCTCCGATAGGGCTCATCTCGTCATGGGTTTCCACCAGATTGTTGATGGTCTCAAGGAGGTTGAGCTTGGTGGCTCGTCCATTGGCACTACCAGGAAGGGTATCGGACCCGCTTACTCTTCCAAGGCCTCTCGATCTGGTCTTCGTGTCCATCACCTCTTCGACCCTACCTTCCCTGCCAAGTTCAGGAAGCTGGTCGAGGGCAGGTTCAAGCGATACGGCCATTTCGAGTTCGACACTGAGGGAGAGATTGAAATGTACTTG GCCTTTGCCGAGCGTCTCCGACCTTTCATTGTGGACGGACCCACCTTCATGCACAATGCTTTGAGCTCTGGCAAGCGAGTTCTCGTTGAAGGTGCCAACGCCCTTATGCTTGACCTCGACTATGGTACCTACCCCTTCgtcacttcttcttccacttccattGGTGGTGTCGTCAGCGGACTCGGTATCTCCCCATTCGCTATCAAGCGTGTGGTTGGTGTCATCAAGGCCTACACTACTCGAGTTGGTGGTGGTCCCTTCCCCACCGAAGATCTTGGTACCGTTGGCGAGACCTTGCAAGAGGTGGGTGCCGAGTACGGTACCGTCActggcagaagaagacgatgCGGGTGGCTCGATTTGGTCGTTATGAAGTACTCCACCTTGATCAACGGGTACACTAGTCTCAACCTTACCAAGCTTGATGTTCTTGACGGCTTTGAAGAGATCAAGGTCGCCACTGGCTACAAGATTGATGGTGTCGAGGTTGAAGGTTTCCCTG CCGATCTTGACAGACTCGCCAAGGTTGAGGTTCAGTACGCCACCCTTCCCGGGTGGAAGTCTGACATCTCCAACTGCAAAACATACGAAGAATTCCCCGAGAACGCCAAAGCTTATATCAAGTTTATTGAGGATTACTTGGGCGTCAAGGTTCAATACGTCGGTGTTGGCCCTGGTCGGGACCAGAACGTTATCATCTTCTAA